A stretch of the Medicago truncatula cultivar Jemalong A17 chromosome 5, MtrunA17r5.0-ANR, whole genome shotgun sequence genome encodes the following:
- the LOC11406082 gene encoding 60S acidic ribosomal protein P0, producing the protein MAPKPTKAEKKQAYDVKLCQLLDEFTQILIVNADNVGSKQLQNIRGGLRGDSVVLMGKNTMMKRSVRMHAEKTGNNAFLNLIPLLVGNVGLIFTKGDLKEVSEEVAKYKVGAPARVGLVAPIDVVVPPGNTGLDPSQTSFFQVLNIPTKINKGTVEIITPVELIKKGDKVGSSEAALLAKLGIRPFSYGLVVLSVYDNGSVFNPEVLDLTEDDLVAKFAIGVSMVTSLSLAISYPTLAAAPHMFVNAYKNVLAVAVATEYSFPEADKVKEFLKDPSKFAVAAVAAPADVSGATPAPAAAAAAAAAEPEEESDDDIGFGLFGDD; encoded by the exons atggcACCAAAACCTACCAAAGCCGAGAAGAAGCAAGCTTACGATGTTAAGCTTTGCCAGCTTCTCGATGAATTCACTCAGATTCTGATTGTTAATGCTGATAACGTTGGATCTAAGCAGCTTCAGAATATTCGTGGTGGTTTACGTGGTGATTCGGTTGTTCTTATGGGGAAGAATACTATGATGAAGAGATCTGTGAGGATGCACGCTGAGAAAACTGGGAACAATGCGTTTCTTAACCTTATCCCTCTCCTTGTT GGAAATGTGggtttgattttcaccaagGGAGACCTCAAGGAGGTCAGTGAAGAGGTTGCCAAGTACAAG GTTGGAGCTCCTGCTCGTGTTGGTTTGGTTGCtccaattgatgttgttgtcccTCCTGGCAACACAGGGCTTGACCCCTCCCAAACCTCTTTCTTCCAG GTGCTCAACATTCCCACAAAGATTAACAAGGGTACTGTGGAAATTATTACCCCTGTTGAACTCATCAAGAAGGGAGACAAGGTTGGCTCTTCTGAAGCTGCATTGCTTGCCAAGCTAGGCATCAGGCCATTTTCATATGGACTTGTGGTCCTCTCTGTGTATGACAATGGCTCTGTGTTTAACCCTGAGGTTCTGGATCTTACTGAGGATGACCTTGTTGCGAAGTTTGCCATTGGTGTCTCAATGGTTACTTCACTTTCCTTGGCCATCTCTTATCCAACACTAGCTGCTGCACCTCACATGTTCGTGAATGCATACAAGAATGTTCTTGCTGTTGCAGTCGCAACCGAGTATTCTTTCCCTGAGGCTGACAAGGTTAAGGAGTTCTTGAAG GACCCAAGTAAGTTTGCCGTAGCTGCTGTTGCTGCTCCGGCCGATGTTTCTGGTGCTACGCCTGCGCCTGCTGCCGCCGccgctgctgctgctgctgagCCTGAAGAAGAATCTGATGATGACATTGGTTTTGGTCTTTTTGGTGATGACTAG